One region of Bacillus zhangzhouensis genomic DNA includes:
- a CDS encoding ClpP family protease, which yields MDEKNEQQPERKPEEKDSIMSKIQQLGETAVPQLPQDTNIHCLTIIGQIEGHMQLPPQNKTTKYEHVIPQIVAVEQNPKIEGLLIILNTVGGDVEAGLAIAEMLASLSKPTVSIVLGGGHSIGVPIAVSCDYSYIAETATMTIHPVRLTGLVIGVPQTFEYLDKMQERVINFVTSHSNITEEKFKELMFSKGNLTRDIGTNVVGHEAAEYGLINEVGGVGQAIKKLNELIGDGASQNKGLIQ from the coding sequence ATGGACGAAAAGAATGAACAGCAGCCTGAGCGAAAGCCAGAAGAAAAAGATAGCATTATGAGCAAAATACAGCAGCTCGGTGAAACAGCCGTTCCACAGCTGCCGCAAGATACAAATATCCATTGCCTCACCATTATTGGACAAATTGAAGGCCACATGCAGCTTCCACCGCAAAATAAAACAACCAAATACGAACATGTCATTCCGCAAATCGTAGCCGTTGAACAGAACCCGAAAATTGAGGGCCTTTTGATCATCTTAAATACAGTAGGGGGAGATGTTGAAGCGGGACTCGCGATTGCAGAAATGCTTGCTTCTTTATCGAAACCAACTGTCTCGATTGTGCTTGGCGGCGGCCACTCTATAGGTGTCCCGATTGCTGTATCGTGTGACTATTCGTATATTGCAGAAACAGCCACGATGACCATTCATCCTGTGCGGTTAACAGGTCTTGTGATTGGTGTTCCCCAAACCTTTGAATACTTAGATAAAATGCAGGAAAGAGTTATTAACTTTGTCACAAGCCACTCCAACATTACAGAAGAGAAGTTTAAAGAGCTCATGTTCTCAAAAGGCAATTTGACAAGAGACATCGGAACAAATGTCGTTGGTCATGAGGCAGCGGAATACGGACTCATAAATGAAGTGGGCGGCGTAGGACAAGCAATTAAAAAGTTGAACGAACTTATCGGAGACGGGGCATCTCAAAACAAGGGGCTGATCCAATGA
- a CDS encoding MFS transporter produces the protein MLGEKTVSKKNIIALSSVPLIMTLGNSMLIPVLPEIEKKLSITSFQVSLIITVYSVVAILCIPIAGYLSDRIGRKKVLLPCLLIAGLGGAVAAVASTIMKEPYMWILFGRVLQGIGSAGAAPVVMPFIGDLFHDDEEVSAGLGAIETSNTAGKVLSPIIGALLASWFWFVPFWFIPFFSIISFLMVLLMVESAKKEEDPPAFKEFLKSTKTIFKHEGRWLYAIFAIGGFIMFLLFGVLFYLSDNLEAAYQIKGIKKGFLLSIPLLFLSISSYIAGKTIGKEKGKMRIFLIAGMALLSLSYIFLWWNHSFYVLFICLSIGGVGIGIVLPALDALITEGIEKEQCGTITSFYSSMRFIGVALGPPIFAYLMDKGDSTVFILSTICSLISLCLVLFFIQPDEKDESEQLKTV, from the coding sequence ATGTTGGGCGAGAAAACAGTCAGTAAAAAGAATATTATTGCATTATCATCAGTGCCTCTAATCATGACACTAGGGAACTCGATGTTAATACCAGTATTGCCAGAGATAGAAAAGAAACTCTCGATCACTTCCTTTCAAGTCTCTCTCATTATTACGGTATATTCGGTTGTAGCAATCTTATGTATTCCAATTGCCGGTTACTTATCAGACCGGATTGGGCGGAAAAAGGTACTGCTGCCGTGTCTTTTAATCGCCGGACTTGGAGGGGCTGTGGCAGCAGTCGCCTCAACGATCATGAAAGAACCTTATATGTGGATTCTGTTTGGCAGAGTCCTTCAAGGTATTGGTTCAGCTGGAGCCGCACCTGTTGTTATGCCGTTTATAGGAGATTTGTTTCATGATGATGAAGAGGTAAGTGCAGGACTTGGCGCCATTGAAACCTCTAACACAGCGGGAAAGGTCCTAAGTCCTATTATTGGGGCACTTCTTGCTTCATGGTTTTGGTTTGTGCCGTTTTGGTTCATCCCGTTTTTTTCAATCATCAGCTTTCTCATGGTACTGTTGATGGTAGAGTCGGCAAAAAAAGAAGAGGACCCGCCTGCATTTAAAGAATTTTTAAAATCAACAAAGACCATTTTTAAGCATGAGGGACGCTGGCTTTATGCCATTTTTGCTATTGGCGGTTTTATTATGTTTCTTCTTTTTGGTGTGCTTTTTTACTTATCTGATAACCTAGAGGCGGCTTATCAAATAAAGGGTATCAAAAAAGGATTCCTACTGAGTATCCCGCTCCTTTTTCTATCAATCAGTTCCTACATTGCTGGAAAAACGATTGGAAAAGAAAAAGGGAAAATGAGAATCTTTTTAATCGCAGGTATGGCTTTGTTATCACTTTCTTATATTTTTTTATGGTGGAATCACAGCTTTTACGTATTGTTTATCTGTTTAAGTATTGGCGGTGTTGGCATCGGAATTGTGCTACCTGCACTTGATGCGCTGATTACAGAAGGAATTGAAAAAGAACAGTGCGGTACCATTACATCATTTTATAGCAGTATGCGTTTTATCGGTGTTGCATTAGGACCTCCGATTTTTGCCTATCTTATGGATAAAGGGGACTCCACTGTTTTTATTCTCTCGACCATTTGCAGTCTCATTTCACTATGTTTGGTCCTCTTTTTCATCCAGCCAGATGAAAAGGATGAGAGCGAACAATTGAAAACAGTTTAA
- a CDS encoding GntR family transcriptional regulator: MSTKTDNRHLYLKVIDRIKEDIQTGVYAEKEKLPSEFELSKLLGVSRATLREALRILEEEKYLIRRHGVGTFVNSRPLFSTGIEQLTSVTKMIEQVNMTPGTIFLSSQEGEPTENDVIRFQCDESDGIFSMERVRTADGQPVVYCLDKIPVKHLPDSFTHEEESLFELFGREPHSGIKYAVADIEPIGYHDQVSPILDCDPETALLLLKQMHYDQDDQPVLYSLNYFRADKFSFHVIRKRF; the protein is encoded by the coding sequence ATGTCGACCAAAACAGACAATCGCCATTTATATTTGAAAGTGATTGACCGTATTAAAGAAGATATTCAAACAGGTGTATATGCCGAAAAAGAAAAGCTGCCTTCTGAGTTTGAGCTCTCAAAGCTGTTAGGTGTGAGCAGAGCGACACTGCGTGAAGCCCTTCGTATATTGGAAGAAGAGAAGTATTTAATTAGAAGGCATGGGGTCGGAACTTTCGTCAACTCAAGACCACTTTTTTCGACTGGCATAGAACAGCTGACAAGTGTCACGAAAATGATTGAGCAGGTCAATATGACGCCTGGTACCATCTTTTTATCCTCGCAAGAAGGGGAGCCAACAGAGAATGATGTCATTCGTTTTCAGTGTGATGAATCTGATGGGATTTTTTCGATGGAACGCGTTCGAACGGCAGATGGACAGCCAGTTGTTTATTGTTTAGATAAAATTCCGGTTAAACACCTTCCCGATTCTTTTACACATGAAGAAGAGTCTCTTTTTGAGCTGTTTGGAAGAGAACCGCACAGCGGAATTAAATATGCAGTTGCAGACATTGAACCAATCGGCTACCATGATCAGGTCTCACCGATTCTAGATTGTGACCCTGAAACGGCGTTATTATTACTGAAACAAATGCACTATGATCAGGATGATCAGCCGGTCTTATACTCCCTCAATTATTTTCGAGCGGATAAATTTAGCTTTCATGTCATACGTAAACGATTTTAG
- the rnjB gene encoding ribonuclease J2 produces MKKKNTENVRIIALGGVGEIGKNLYVIEIDSDIYVVDAGLMHPENEMLGIDVVIPDISYLTERADRVKAIFLTHGHDEAIGGVFHCLSKLSVPVYGTKLTLALLREKLKQYGFNQKADLREVHAKSVITFETTKVSFFRTNHSIPDSVGISFKTSLGSIVCTGDFKFDQTPALNQACDIGEIAKIGNNGVLALLSDSANAEKPGYTPSEALVQDEISNAMYNAENRVIVAVSSSNINRVQQIINATNQNGRKLAVAGKNMMTTLQLAIKLGYVTADEELFVPVQEVKKMAKNDVVILTAGSHGEPLAALTKMAKQNHKQLHIEKDDTVVIASTPLPGQELTYSKTVDFLTRSGAQVIFAQKRVHVSGHGCQEELKLMLNLLKPKYLIPVNGEYRMQKAHSRIAEEVGMKRSDIFLIDKGDVVEFRGQNVKIGEKVHQGNILIDGLGVGDIGNIVLRDRRLLSQDGILIVVITLDKQKKQLISGPEIITRGFVYVRESEELIVKATEMVKGIVKEQTENSIVEWSTLKQSMRDVLNQFLYEKTKRKPMIIPIIMEV; encoded by the coding sequence TTGAAAAAGAAAAATACAGAGAACGTAAGAATTATTGCACTCGGAGGCGTTGGAGAAATCGGGAAAAATCTATATGTCATTGAGATTGATTCGGACATATATGTAGTAGATGCAGGTTTAATGCATCCAGAAAATGAAATGCTAGGCATTGACGTCGTCATTCCTGATATCTCTTATTTAACAGAGCGTGCTGATCGGGTGAAAGCAATTTTTCTTACCCACGGACATGATGAAGCAATCGGAGGCGTCTTCCATTGCTTGAGCAAATTGTCTGTACCAGTCTACGGAACGAAGCTGACCCTTGCGTTACTTCGAGAAAAATTAAAGCAGTATGGCTTCAATCAAAAAGCTGATTTGCGTGAGGTACATGCAAAATCAGTCATTACTTTTGAAACAACAAAAGTATCATTCTTTAGAACGAATCACAGCATCCCTGATTCAGTTGGGATCAGCTTCAAAACCTCTCTTGGTTCAATTGTATGCACAGGTGATTTTAAATTTGATCAAACCCCAGCGCTTAACCAAGCCTGTGACATCGGAGAGATAGCGAAAATTGGAAACAACGGCGTTTTAGCACTACTTTCAGACAGTGCAAATGCTGAAAAACCAGGCTATACACCTTCTGAGGCGCTCGTCCAAGACGAAATCTCAAATGCAATGTACAATGCTGAGAATCGTGTGATTGTTGCTGTGTCTTCATCTAATATTAACCGCGTGCAGCAGATTATTAATGCAACAAATCAAAATGGCCGTAAGCTTGCCGTTGCAGGGAAGAATATGATGACAACCCTTCAGCTGGCGATCAAGCTTGGTTATGTTACAGCAGACGAAGAATTATTTGTACCGGTTCAAGAAGTGAAGAAAATGGCGAAAAACGATGTGGTCATCCTGACCGCTGGAAGCCACGGAGAGCCGCTTGCTGCTTTAACAAAAATGGCGAAGCAAAATCACAAACAGCTTCATATTGAAAAAGATGACACTGTTGTGATTGCATCTACACCTCTTCCTGGACAAGAACTCACATACTCTAAAACAGTGGATTTCCTAACAAGAAGCGGAGCACAAGTCATTTTTGCACAAAAACGAGTGCATGTATCTGGACATGGCTGCCAAGAAGAGTTAAAGCTGATGCTGAACTTACTAAAACCGAAGTATTTAATTCCGGTGAATGGCGAGTATCGTATGCAAAAAGCACATTCTCGTATTGCGGAAGAAGTAGGCATGAAACGCAGTGACATTTTCTTGATTGATAAAGGAGATGTTGTTGAGTTTAGAGGACAGAACGTCAAAATCGGTGAAAAAGTCCATCAAGGGAACATTTTAATCGATGGTCTTGGCGTTGGTGATATCGGAAACATCGTGTTACGCGATAGACGTCTATTGTCTCAAGATGGCATCTTGATTGTTGTCATTACGCTCGATAAACAAAAGAAACAATTAATTTCTGGACCTGAAATCATCACAAGAGGATTTGTATATGTAAGAGAATCCGAAGAGCTGATTGTGAAAGCAACAGAAATGGTCAAAGGGATTGTCAAAGAGCAAACAGAAAATTCAATTGTTGAATGGTCAACATTGAAACAATCCATGCGCGATGTACTCAATCAATTCCTATATGAAAAAACAAAACGTAAGCCGATGATCATTCCAATTATTATGGAAGTGTGA
- a CDS encoding DNA translocase FtsK: MAKKRKRKTRKKQNKQLKLKYELNGLVCIAIAIIAILQLGVVGQTFVHLFRFFAGEWFILCLIGLFLFGVTIFWKKQIPDILTRRKAGLYCIIASILLLSHVKLFQHLSSAGVIGSQSVIRNTFELFLMDMKGETGSPDLGGGMIGAVLFAASYFLFAQAGSQIMAIVLMLIGIVLITNRSLQEMVKKVTIPLSQFMVKQWKAFVQDMKGIRQAKKSAPSQKTGEKKKRSRIQEDGDDLIVIEQEMPSSDNSQPIISSFADRDDILTPPVQKKQAAKETEPIQESVQSALVQSDTADEPKEAPPMTFTELENKDYELPSLDILADPQHSGQQTDKKNIYENARKLEKTFQSFGVKAKVTQVHLGPAVTKYEVYPDVGVKVSKIVNLSDDLALALAAKDIRIEAPIPGKSAIGIEVPNAEIAMVSLKEVLESKQNDRPNAKLLIGLGRNISGEAVLAEMNKMPHLLVAGSTGSGKSVCINGIITSILMRAKPHEVKMMMIDPKMVELNVYNGIPHLLAPVVTDPKKASQALKKVVSEMERRYELFSHTGTRNIEGYNDYIKRMNQTEDAKQPELPYIVVIVDELADLMMVASSDVEDSITRLSQMARAAGIHLIIATQRPSVDVITGVIKANIPSRIAFSVSSQTDSRTILDMGGAEKLLGRGDMLFLPVGANKPVRVQGAFLSDEEVEHVVDHVITQQKAQYQEEMIPSEETQEQLAAVEDDLYDEAVELIIGMQTASVSMLQRRFRIGYTRAARLIDAMEERGVVGPYEGSKPREVLLSKEQYDELSS; the protein is encoded by the coding sequence ATGGCTAAAAAGAGAAAACGAAAAACGAGAAAAAAACAAAATAAACAGCTAAAACTGAAATATGAATTAAATGGGTTAGTCTGTATTGCCATAGCGATCATTGCCATTTTACAGCTGGGCGTTGTTGGACAAACCTTTGTACATCTATTCCGATTCTTTGCAGGTGAATGGTTCATTCTCTGCCTTATCGGATTATTTCTTTTTGGTGTGACGATTTTTTGGAAAAAACAAATCCCAGATATTTTGACAAGAAGAAAAGCAGGTCTTTACTGCATCATTGCGAGTATCTTGCTTTTGTCACATGTGAAGCTCTTTCAGCATCTTTCATCCGCTGGTGTTATTGGCTCTCAAAGTGTAATTAGAAATACTTTTGAGCTTTTCTTGATGGATATGAAAGGTGAAACAGGTTCGCCTGATTTAGGGGGCGGCATGATTGGTGCCGTATTGTTTGCTGCTTCTTATTTCTTATTTGCGCAAGCAGGCTCGCAAATCATGGCGATTGTTCTGATGCTGATTGGAATTGTTCTGATAACAAATCGATCCCTTCAGGAAATGGTGAAAAAAGTGACGATTCCTCTATCACAATTTATGGTGAAGCAGTGGAAAGCGTTTGTTCAAGATATGAAAGGAATCAGGCAGGCGAAAAAGAGCGCACCCTCTCAGAAAACAGGTGAAAAGAAAAAACGTTCACGCATTCAAGAAGATGGGGATGATTTGATTGTAATCGAACAGGAAATGCCGTCTTCTGATAATAGCCAGCCGATTATTTCAAGCTTTGCAGACAGAGATGACATTCTCACCCCGCCGGTTCAAAAAAAGCAGGCGGCAAAAGAGACAGAGCCTATTCAGGAGTCTGTGCAAAGTGCACTAGTTCAATCAGATACAGCCGATGAACCAAAAGAGGCGCCGCCGATGACATTTACTGAACTTGAAAACAAAGATTACGAATTGCCGTCACTTGATATTTTGGCAGATCCCCAGCATTCAGGTCAGCAAACAGATAAGAAAAATATATATGAAAATGCAAGAAAGCTTGAAAAAACATTTCAAAGCTTTGGTGTGAAAGCAAAAGTCACACAGGTTCATTTAGGTCCAGCTGTGACCAAATATGAAGTATATCCAGATGTCGGTGTGAAGGTCAGCAAAATCGTCAATCTAAGTGATGATTTAGCTCTCGCCCTTGCAGCAAAGGACATTCGAATTGAGGCGCCGATTCCTGGTAAATCAGCCATCGGCATTGAAGTTCCGAATGCAGAAATCGCCATGGTTTCATTAAAAGAAGTATTAGAATCGAAGCAAAATGACCGTCCAAATGCTAAGCTCCTTATTGGACTAGGCCGCAATATCTCGGGTGAAGCTGTGCTTGCTGAAATGAACAAAATGCCGCATTTGCTCGTAGCAGGTTCGACTGGAAGCGGAAAAAGTGTGTGTATCAATGGCATTATCACAAGTATTCTTATGAGAGCGAAGCCCCATGAAGTGAAAATGATGATGATTGATCCGAAAATGGTTGAATTAAATGTGTATAACGGCATTCCGCATCTATTGGCTCCTGTCGTAACAGACCCTAAGAAAGCCTCGCAGGCACTGAAAAAAGTAGTCAGCGAAATGGAACGCCGCTATGAATTGTTTTCGCATACGGGGACAAGAAATATTGAAGGATATAATGATTACATTAAACGAATGAATCAAACAGAAGATGCGAAACAGCCAGAGCTTCCTTATATTGTCGTCATTGTAGACGAGCTTGCAGATTTAATGATGGTGGCTTCCTCTGATGTAGAAGATTCCATTACAAGACTTTCTCAAATGGCCCGTGCTGCGGGGATTCATTTGATTATCGCCACACAAAGACCTTCTGTCGATGTCATTACAGGTGTCATTAAAGCCAACATCCCGTCCCGCATTGCCTTTAGTGTATCCTCACAAACAGATTCAAGGACGATCCTTGATATGGGGGGGGCAGAAAAGCTGCTGGGCAGAGGAGACATGCTGTTTTTACCTGTAGGTGCAAACAAACCGGTTCGTGTGCAAGGCGCCTTTTTATCAGATGAAGAAGTGGAACATGTTGTTGATCATGTGATCACACAGCAAAAAGCACAATACCAAGAGGAAATGATTCCAAGCGAAGAAACGCAGGAACAGCTTGCGGCTGTGGAAGATGATTTATATGATGAAGCAGTTGAATTGATTATCGGCATGCAGACGGCTTCTGTTTCTATGCTGCAAAGAAGATTCCGCATCGGCTACACCCGGGCGGCACGTCTCATTGACGCAATGGAAGAGCGGGGTGTGGTAGGACCATATGAAGGAAGTAAACCGAGAGAAGTTCTTCTCTCAAAAGAACAATATGACGAGCTCTCTTCATAA
- a CDS encoding YlzJ-like family protein: MILYTPMPYEAIYAEEQGERKLQQVNIQGVPVMVEMKEDEAEIVQVMSTNPMDFLNQELAPGKRLKLHLGANQTNSYE; this comes from the coding sequence ATGATATTATATACACCTATGCCATATGAAGCTATTTACGCTGAGGAACAGGGAGAACGCAAACTCCAGCAGGTAAACATACAAGGTGTGCCTGTGATGGTTGAAATGAAAGAAGATGAAGCAGAAATCGTTCAAGTCATGAGCACCAATCCAATGGATTTTCTCAATCAAGAGCTTGCACCAGGCAAGCGATTGAAGTTACATTTAGGCGCTAATCAAACCAACTCATATGAATGA
- a CDS encoding MMPL family transporter, which translates to MLQIIKARWIVLVVWMITAVILFITAPDLEELTREKGQLKVPEETPTAEALHLLDKLSHTNGKKDTGVLVFSEQHLFPEKEQELKKALAALMTNAPELHIDGITSYFHVDPDIQKQLLSKDKSTLLVPFKFDHYETKAVKIKEQIEEVLKPYHVSYEITGQKFVDSDVIQSSQQGLKKTELITMIFIFFILIIVFRSILAPVVPLITIGISYAVSRCIVAFLVEYTQFPLSNFTQIFMVAIMFGIGTDYCILLLSRFKEEISQGRDVKESIIITYRCAGKTVFFSGLAVLVGFSSIGFAKFQLYQSAVSVAVGVLILLIALVTIVPFFMSVFGKSLFWPSKRENIRHPQSKVWEWAGHFSFKRPLISLGLVALITVPPILIYDGTLSYNSLNEIGNKYESVSAINKISEQFGFGEALPLNVLVENDHKLDNQEKIVMIEKLTRKLNDIDEVKTVRSVTRPVGEGLSQLYVTSQAKELGGELGKGQEGIGKITDGLTETNLALLKQKPKIEESAQGIDQLIDGTKAIKSGIGEVRESLISLEDGVRRSKDGVGTIRSKIKEAKKELEQEYRSSETMIQELERVVNTLERHAKSNQQLMTTIKKVKASYENLSFEALENRLPEIKDMDEYKQIKKVFKETKGMLDQAGDQMSVYEEEASHFKQKIKQADQVIQTLSSKQKEVKRQVKALMDGLDQIYDGLDRTNEGQKQLIKEMPKIEVGADQLTDGQKAIKKGFSQLSSKLTLLTDGLDESIGGLEQVKSGFTEADGYLKQLQQAPDKEITGWFIPEEVLKRQKFKQIFHTYMSPDRTLTTFEVILNVNPYSNEAMKGVAKIEETLDQYLPVSGLKNVKYGISGISSLNVDLKKTSDGDFIRTVIFMLIGIFIILIILLRSIVMPIYLTLSLILTYFTSIGLTEWIFQTFFGYDGVGWAVPFFSFVILVTLGIDYSIFLMDRFNEWKGEHVQASMISAMRNMGSVIISAVAILAGTFAAMLPSGVLSLVEIATVVLIGLLLYAFVVLPLFIPVMVHIFDKWNWWPFRMK; encoded by the coding sequence ATGTTGCAAATAATTAAAGCAAGATGGATTGTATTAGTGGTGTGGATGATAACAGCTGTAATTCTGTTTATTACTGCGCCAGATTTAGAGGAATTAACAAGAGAAAAAGGGCAATTAAAGGTTCCGGAGGAGACACCAACAGCTGAGGCACTTCACCTATTGGATAAGCTGTCACATACGAACGGGAAAAAAGATACAGGTGTGCTTGTATTCTCCGAACAACATCTGTTCCCTGAGAAAGAGCAGGAATTAAAAAAGGCTTTAGCTGCACTCATGACAAATGCCCCAGAACTCCACATTGACGGAATTACTTCGTATTTTCATGTAGATCCGGACATTCAAAAACAACTTTTATCAAAGGATAAAAGTACACTTCTTGTTCCATTCAAATTCGACCACTACGAAACAAAAGCTGTGAAGATCAAAGAACAAATTGAGGAAGTTTTAAAGCCCTATCATGTCTCATATGAAATAACGGGTCAAAAATTTGTGGATTCAGATGTCATACAAAGCTCTCAACAAGGTCTGAAGAAAACTGAACTTATTACGATGATTTTTATTTTCTTTATTTTAATAATTGTTTTCAGATCAATATTGGCACCTGTAGTTCCGCTCATTACGATAGGCATTTCTTACGCAGTCAGCCGGTGTATTGTGGCTTTTCTCGTAGAATATACGCAATTTCCTCTATCTAATTTTACTCAGATTTTTATGGTAGCCATTATGTTCGGGATCGGAACGGATTATTGCATCCTGCTGTTAAGCCGTTTTAAAGAGGAGATCAGTCAAGGCCGTGATGTCAAAGAATCAATTATCATCACGTATCGATGTGCAGGGAAAACGGTATTTTTCAGCGGCTTAGCCGTGTTAGTCGGCTTCTCAAGTATTGGATTTGCAAAATTCCAATTGTATCAATCAGCCGTTAGTGTTGCCGTTGGAGTGCTCATTCTGCTGATTGCCCTTGTCACCATCGTTCCCTTTTTTATGTCTGTTTTCGGAAAATCTCTATTCTGGCCTTCTAAAAGAGAAAACATTCGGCACCCGCAAAGTAAAGTGTGGGAATGGGCTGGGCATTTTTCATTTAAAAGACCGCTGATCAGCTTAGGTTTAGTCGCTCTTATTACGGTGCCCCCTATTCTGATATACGACGGCACCCTATCTTATAACAGTTTAAATGAAATTGGGAATAAGTATGAGTCGGTGTCTGCAATTAATAAGATATCAGAGCAATTTGGCTTTGGTGAAGCGCTGCCACTGAATGTGCTGGTCGAAAATGATCATAAGCTAGATAATCAAGAAAAGATTGTCATGATTGAAAAACTGACTCGTAAATTAAATGATATTGACGAAGTCAAAACAGTCCGCAGTGTCACGCGTCCTGTAGGGGAAGGGCTGAGCCAGCTTTATGTCACCTCTCAAGCGAAAGAGCTGGGAGGAGAACTTGGCAAAGGACAGGAAGGAATTGGGAAAATCACTGATGGTTTGACCGAAACAAATCTTGCCCTTCTCAAACAAAAACCAAAAATTGAAGAATCCGCTCAAGGCATTGACCAGCTGATTGATGGAACAAAAGCAATCAAAAGCGGTATCGGAGAAGTCAGGGAATCTCTTATCTCTTTAGAAGATGGGGTGAGGCGCAGTAAAGATGGTGTCGGCACGATTCGAAGTAAAATTAAAGAAGCGAAAAAAGAATTAGAACAAGAATATCGCAGCAGCGAAACGATGATTCAAGAGCTTGAGCGAGTGGTGAATACACTGGAACGCCATGCGAAATCGAATCAGCAGCTGATGACAACCATTAAGAAAGTAAAGGCATCCTATGAAAATCTATCATTTGAAGCACTAGAAAATCGTCTTCCAGAAATAAAAGACATGGATGAATATAAACAAATCAAGAAAGTATTCAAAGAAACAAAAGGAATGCTTGATCAAGCAGGGGATCAAATGAGTGTATATGAAGAGGAAGCCTCTCATTTTAAACAAAAGATCAAGCAAGCAGATCAAGTGATTCAAACCTTATCAAGCAAGCAGAAAGAAGTAAAACGCCAAGTGAAAGCGCTCATGGATGGCCTTGATCAAATTTATGACGGTCTTGACCGAACAAATGAGGGCCAAAAACAATTGATTAAAGAAATGCCTAAAATTGAAGTTGGTGCAGATCAGCTGACAGACGGCCAAAAAGCCATCAAAAAAGGATTTAGCCAGCTTTCATCAAAACTGACATTATTAACAGATGGATTAGATGAAAGTATTGGAGGGCTTGAACAGGTCAAAAGCGGCTTTACCGAAGCTGACGGCTACTTAAAACAGCTTCAGCAAGCGCCAGATAAAGAAATAACGGGCTGGTTTATTCCAGAAGAAGTACTGAAACGCCAAAAATTTAAGCAAATCTTTCATACGTATATGTCTCCGGATCGTACATTAACGACCTTTGAAGTCATCTTAAATGTAAATCCATACAGCAATGAAGCAATGAAAGGTGTCGCCAAAATTGAGGAAACCCTTGATCAATATTTACCTGTAAGTGGACTCAAAAATGTCAAATATGGTATATCTGGTATCTCAAGCTTAAATGTGGATTTAAAAAAAACGTCTGACGGTGACTTTATTCGAACAGTTATTTTCATGTTAATTGGTATTTTTATTATTTTAATTATTTTATTACGGTCAATCGTCATGCCGATATACTTAACACTTTCACTGATTTTAACGTATTTTACATCTATCGGGTTAACAGAATGGATTTTTCAAACATTTTTTGGCTACGATGGTGTCGGCTGGGCAGTCCCATTTTTCAGCTTTGTTATTCTTGTGACGCTTGGAATCGATTATTCCATCTTCCTCATGGATCGTTTTAATGAATGGAAGGGAGAGCATGTACAAGCATCCATGATATCAGCGATGAGAAATATGGGTTCTGTTATTATTTCTGCAGTGGCCATTTTAGCGGGTACGTTCGCCGCTATGCTACCATCGGGAGTATTATCACTTGTTGAAATTGCAACGGTCGTACTCATTGGACTTTTATTATATGCTTTTGTTGTATTGCCGCTCTTTATTCCGGTCATGGTTCATATTTTCGATAAATGGAATTGGTGGCCGTTTAGAATGAAATAA